One window from the genome of Deinococcus sp. NW-56 encodes:
- a CDS encoding phosphotransferase family protein, translating to MTLGGLPSHRFPVLEARFGPLTPMDAGMQSRVYAAAGGDVVVKVYRTQRGEHRLEAGNMRRADLGAWVVDAVEADGVEALILRRFPGRPLTAADVPAALPRLREILRALHQERAGQVDLRRVRERLRRFRSALAAYPLDDLFDAVEEPLERGLLDQPASFCHLDLWHDNILITPPVPADGASREVLVIDWTKAGWDDPLRDLALLKTGTLDLLPPGESLNAALTLLPDHAPATLTRLRAYLAHTYLHDLYWFLMNEPYEFDRQRPVKERLARHVLARLPG from the coding sequence GAAGCCCGCTTCGGTCCCCTGACCCCGATGGACGCGGGGATGCAGAGCCGGGTGTACGCGGCGGCGGGCGGCGACGTGGTCGTCAAGGTGTACCGCACCCAGCGCGGCGAGCATCGCCTGGAGGCCGGAAACATGCGCCGCGCCGACCTGGGGGCCTGGGTGGTGGACGCGGTCGAGGCCGACGGGGTTGAGGCCCTGATCCTGCGCCGCTTTCCGGGGCGTCCCCTCACCGCCGCCGACGTTCCCGCCGCGCTGCCGAGGTTGCGCGAGATTCTGCGGGCGCTGCACCAGGAGCGGGCGGGGCAGGTGGACCTGCGCCGGGTGCGCGAGCGGCTGCGGCGCTTCCGCTCGGCGCTGGCAGCCTATCCCCTCGACGACCTCTTCGACGCGGTCGAGGAACCGCTGGAGCGTGGGCTGCTGGACCAGCCCGCCTCGTTCTGCCACCTCGACCTGTGGCACGACAACATCCTGATCACGCCGCCCGTTCCGGCGGACGGGGCTAGCCGTGAAGTCCTTGTCATCGACTGGACGAAGGCAGGCTGGGACGACCCCCTGCGCGACCTCGCCCTGCTCAAGACGGGCACCCTCGACCTCCTGCCGCCGGGAGAGAGCCTGAACGCGGCGCTGACCCTCCTGCCCGACCACGCCCCCGCCACCCTGACCCGGCTGCGGGCGTACCTCGCGCACACCTACCTGCACGACCTGTACTGGTTCCTGATGAACGAACCCTACGAGTTCGACCGCCAGCGGCCGGTCAAGGAGCGGCTGGCGCGGCATGTGCTGGCGCGGTTGCCGGGATAG
- the upp gene encoding uracil phosphoribosyltransferase, which translates to MLTAVTHPLIQHKLSLMRDVHTGVKEFRELAAEVSMLLAYEAMRDLEMTPTRLQTPIEEGEFPMLSGKKLALVAILRAGLVMTDAIVNLVPAAKVGHIGMYRDPGTLQPVAYYNKLPADIAERRVFLTDPMLATGGSASAAITALKAAGAQSIKLMCILAAPEGVAVIERDHPDVEIVVAAVDERLNDHGYIVPGLGDAGDRIYGTK; encoded by the coding sequence ATGCTCACGGCCGTCACCCATCCCCTCATCCAGCACAAACTCTCCCTGATGCGCGACGTGCACACCGGCGTCAAGGAGTTCCGCGAACTCGCCGCCGAGGTGTCCATGCTGCTCGCCTACGAGGCGATGCGCGACCTGGAGATGACGCCCACCCGCCTCCAGACCCCCATCGAGGAAGGCGAGTTCCCGATGCTCAGCGGGAAGAAGCTCGCCCTCGTCGCCATCCTGCGGGCCGGACTGGTCATGACGGACGCGATCGTGAACCTCGTGCCCGCCGCCAAGGTGGGGCATATCGGGATGTACCGCGACCCTGGAACGCTGCAACCCGTCGCCTACTACAACAAGCTCCCCGCCGACATCGCCGAGCGCCGTGTCTTCCTGACTGACCCCATGCTCGCCACGGGCGGCAGTGCGAGCGCGGCGATCACGGCGCTCAAGGCGGCGGGCGCCCAGAGCATCAAGCTGATGTGCATCCTCGCGGCCCCCGAGGGCGTCGCCGTTATCGAGCGCGATCACCCCGACGTGGAGATCGTGGTCGCTGCCGTGGACGAGCGCCTCAACGACCACGGCTACATCGTGCCGGGGCTGGGCGACGCGGGCGACCGCATTTACGGGACGAAGTAG
- a CDS encoding MraY family glycosyltransferase: MDFLRDLAAALGIANPTGRGFLSVLLTFLTAWLFTWRFIPRVREFAIKVGWADQPNERRLNKEPLPNAGGLAIFAGFLVSVVVAWALRPIVIEQVNIQVLAILLGASVLVLTGFIDDQFGLSPLFRLIVQALSAVLLVVNGLTLDFNAIPFLPTLPDGVNGPLSVALTILWVVGLTNAVNLMDGVDGVVGGVGFVTSMVLLVTAAQFPDRAAAVVLLAGLAGAALGYLRHNFNPSRIIMGDAGAYLFGYTLAAVSLLGTLKFSAGASLLVPLLVMALPILDTTQVVIGRLARGIRNPLGHPDKTHIHHRVLARTSSARRTAVILWIVALWCGVIGMLAQGVPLAAIAGTVAACAFCLWFVAHRRVRAHGREAVRPVPPAPSGDHR; the protein is encoded by the coding sequence ATGGATTTCTTGAGGGACCTCGCCGCCGCCCTGGGGATCGCCAACCCCACCGGGCGCGGCTTTCTGAGCGTGCTGCTCACCTTTCTGACCGCGTGGCTCTTTACCTGGCGGTTTATCCCGCGCGTGCGCGAGTTCGCCATCAAGGTGGGCTGGGCGGACCAACCCAACGAGCGGCGGCTCAACAAGGAGCCGCTGCCCAACGCAGGTGGGCTGGCGATTTTCGCGGGCTTTCTGGTCAGCGTGGTCGTGGCGTGGGCGCTGCGGCCCATCGTGATCGAGCAGGTCAATATTCAGGTGCTGGCGATCCTGCTGGGGGCGTCGGTGCTGGTGCTGACCGGCTTTATCGACGATCAGTTCGGCCTCTCGCCCCTGTTCCGGCTGATCGTGCAGGCGCTCTCGGCGGTGCTGCTGGTGGTCAACGGGCTGACGCTGGACTTCAACGCGATTCCCTTCCTGCCCACGTTGCCGGACGGGGTGAACGGGCCGCTCAGCGTGGCGCTCACCATCTTGTGGGTGGTGGGCCTGACGAACGCCGTCAACCTGATGGACGGGGTGGACGGCGTGGTGGGCGGCGTGGGCTTCGTGACGAGCATGGTGCTGCTCGTCACGGCGGCGCAGTTTCCGGACCGGGCGGCGGCGGTCGTGCTGCTCGCAGGGCTGGCGGGGGCCGCGCTGGGCTACCTGCGGCACAACTTCAACCCCAGCCGGATCATCATGGGCGACGCGGGAGCGTACCTGTTCGGTTACACGCTCGCCGCCGTGAGCCTGCTGGGAACCCTGAAATTCAGTGCGGGGGCCAGTCTGCTGGTGCCGCTGCTGGTGATGGCGCTGCCCATCCTCGACACCACGCAGGTCGTGATCGGGCGGCTGGCGCGGGGCATCCGCAATCCGCTCGGGCACCCCGACAAGACCCACATCCATCACCGGGTGCTGGCCCGCACGTCGTCGGCCCGGCGCACCGCCGTGATCCTGTGGATCGTCGCCCTGTGGTGCGGCGTGATCGGGATGCTGGCGCAGGGGGTGCCCCTCGCCGCCATCGCGGGGACCGTGGCCGCCTGTGCCTTCTGTCTGTGGTTCGTCGCGCACCGCCGGGTGCGGGCGCACGGCCGTGAAGCGGTCCGTCCGGTGCCTCCCGCCCCCTCGGGCGACCACCGCTAA
- the wecB gene encoding non-hydrolyzing UDP-N-acetylglucosamine 2-epimerase, with protein MTDPAPKRIVLAFGTRPEATKMAPVYSAIAAQPGLTPRILSTGQQRQMLDEALAVFGLTPDEDLQVMTDRQTLADLTGRIVPQAGRKLRDMGADMVLVHGDTTTSFCVALSAFYEGIPVGHVEAGLRSGSMREPFPEEANRRLTGVLSDLDFAPTPGSAANLRREGKGELGLFVTGQTAVDAVREVAGRVPLRPEWQAKLDAGGRLVTVTMHRRENLPVMREMAEALADVARAHPDTHFVYPVHLNPAVQEAVRPALSGLPNFELTDPLDYAQMAPLMAASALLATDSGGLQEEGAALGVPVAVLRNVTERPEGLEAGVLTLAGNDPQNLRAVLGRLLSDEAELARMRSARNPYGDGHAARRIAAAVAWHFGLAQRPEDWA; from the coding sequence ATGACTGACCCCGCCCCCAAGCGCATCGTCCTCGCCTTCGGCACCCGCCCGGAAGCCACCAAGATGGCCCCGGTGTACTCGGCCATCGCCGCGCAGCCTGGCCTGACGCCGCGAATCCTCTCGACCGGGCAGCAGCGGCAGATGCTCGACGAGGCGCTCGCCGTCTTCGGCCTGACCCCCGACGAGGACCTGCAGGTCATGACCGACCGCCAGACGCTGGCCGACCTGACCGGGCGCATCGTGCCGCAGGCGGGGCGAAAGCTGCGGGACATGGGGGCGGACATGGTGCTGGTGCACGGGGACACCACCACGTCCTTTTGCGTGGCCCTCAGCGCCTTTTACGAGGGGATTCCGGTGGGACACGTGGAGGCGGGGCTCCGCAGCGGCAGCATGCGCGAACCCTTTCCGGAGGAGGCCAACCGCCGCCTGACCGGGGTGCTCAGCGACCTCGACTTCGCGCCCACCCCCGGCAGCGCGGCGAACCTGCGCCGGGAGGGCAAGGGAGAGCTGGGCCTCTTCGTGACCGGACAGACCGCCGTGGACGCGGTGCGCGAGGTCGCCGGGCGGGTGCCGCTGCGCCCCGAGTGGCAGGCGAAACTGGACGCGGGTGGGCGGCTGGTGACCGTCACCATGCACCGCCGCGAAAACCTGCCGGTGATGCGCGAGATGGCCGAGGCCCTCGCGGACGTGGCCCGCGCCCACCCCGACACCCATTTCGTCTACCCGGTTCACCTCAATCCGGCGGTGCAGGAGGCGGTGCGCCCGGCGCTGTCGGGGCTGCCCAACTTCGAACTCACCGACCCGCTCGACTACGCGCAGATGGCTCCCTTGATGGCGGCCTCGGCGCTGCTGGCGACCGACTCCGGGGGCTTGCAGGAGGAGGGCGCGGCGCTGGGCGTCCCCGTGGCGGTCCTGCGCAACGTCACCGAGCGCCCCGAGGGGCTGGAGGCGGGTGTGCTGACCCTCGCCGGGAACGATCCCCAGAACCTCCGCGCGGTGCTGGGCCGCCTGCTCTCCGACGAGGCCGAACTCGCCCGGATGCGTTCGGCCCGCAATCCCTACGGGGACGGACACGCGGCGCGGCGCATCGCGGCGGCGGTGGCGTGGCACTTCGGGCTGGCCCAGCGGCCG